One genomic region from Xylocopa sonorina isolate GNS202 chromosome 8, iyXylSono1_principal, whole genome shotgun sequence encodes:
- the LOC143426235 gene encoding uncharacterized protein LOC143426235, with translation MASRGPSTTTLAIAIAMVVAMSVVANGFCPAQCRCDNENLRAYCAYAGLEVVPIQLNPEIRHLDLSNNRVDNIHLSFEFYGNLESLDLTSNAIHTLGSNNFVFQKSLVVLNASSNSIRAVAKNSLQGLDSLRELNLASNNISEMDEQAFKSTSELEVLNLSNNSITSLPTGLLKNLHNIRSLILNRNSLLEIPTENLALAPSLKHVDLSDNLIKELVRDSLPSLPSLVSLNLAYNVIRDIADDAFDRVPDLLHLDLSGNNLTSVPTFALARLNILSTLILSRNPLDVLAAGGFRNLFELRSLELNDCTITSVHSRAFADNVNLERISMDGNRGLKELPARVLYSARYLKWVSLRRCSLSTLQPTQFPVDGLSSLRVGGNPLVCNCSVHWLWNVIRTEERRNESRLELDTHDIICEDEEFSGKALIALSEGSLRCRLSPLYLSLSAAGCLTATATILLVIARLTRSKRKKRVPYATPNRPEFLVYVGRNNDELDKNGESYSKRLLARSEDTPYDTPRGKTPARSPQPQDSNIYETPKFANPSSNRRETCTEPSYVARQTEEGVYAVADVTNLRDEPPEVLSLYRMQSPAAPRSTVHRLDYGYDYDYDYDYEPPVPQKSHVVFV, from the coding sequence ATGGCATCGCGTGGACCCTCGACGACGACGCTGGCAATCGCGATAGCGATGGTCGTCGCGATGTCAGTGGTTGCGAACGGTTTTTGTCCGGCCCAGTGCCGGTGCGACAACGAGAATTTGCGCGCGTACTGTGCTTACGCGGGCCTCGAGGTCGTCCCGATCCAATTGAACCCGGAGATCAGACACTTGGACCTGTCGAACAACCGCGTCGACAATATTCATCTCTCGTTCGAGTTCTACGGTAACCTGGAGAGCCTCGATCTCACGTCGAACGCGATCCACACGTTGGGCTCGAACAATTTCGTCTTCCAAAAGAGCCTGGTCGTTTTGAACGCGAGCAGCAACAGCATCCGCGCGGTGGCCAAGAACTCGTTGCAGGGTCTGGACTCGCTGAGGGAATTGAACCTGGCGAGCAACAACATCTCCGAGATGGACGAGCAAGCGTTCAAGAGCACCAGCGAGCTAGAGGTGTTGAACCTGAGCAACAACTCGATCACAAGTTTGCCAACGGGTCTGTTGAAGAACCTGCACAACATCCGCTCGTTGATCCTGAACAGGAACTCGCTGCTGGAGATACCCACGGAGAACTTGGCGCTGGCACCCAGCTTGAAGCACGTGGATTTGTCGGACAATCTGATCAAGGAGCTGGTCAGGGACTCGTTGCCGTCGTTGCCCTCGTTAGTCTCGTTAAACCTGGCGTACAACGTGATCAGGGATATCGCTGACGACGCGTTCGACCGTGTGCCGGACTTGCTTCACCTGGACCTGTCCGGGAACAACCTGACGTCCGTGCCCACGTTCGCCTTGGCCAGGCTAAACATCCTGTCGACGTTGATCCTCAGCAGGAACCCGTTGGACGTCCTTGCTGCCGGTGGATTTCGCAATCTGTTCGAGCTGAGGAGCCTCGAGTTGAACGACTGCACCATAACcagcgtgcactcgcgcgcgttCGCGGACAACGTGAACCTGGAGCGGATCTCGATGGATGGTAATCGGGGTCTGAAGGAACTACCGGCTAGAGTCCTTTACAGCGCGAGATATCTGAAATGGGTCTCGCTGAGGCGGTGCAGCCTGTCGACGCTGCAGCCCACGCAATTCCCAGTGGACGGGCTATCGTCCCTTCGCGTCGGCGGAAATCCCCTGGTCTGCAACTGCTCCGTGCACTGGCTGTGGAACGTTATCAGGACGGAAGAGCGGCGGAACGAGTCGCGGCTCGAACTGGATACCCACGATATTATCTGCGAGGACGAGGAGTTCTCTGGTAAAGCCCTAATCGCTCTCTCAGAGGGTTCTCTGCGTTGTCGTCTGAGCCCACTCTATCTGTCGTTGTCCGCTGCCGGTTGTCTAACCGCAACGGCTACCATTCTGCTGGTGattgcgcggctcacgcgttcCAAGAGAAAGAAACGGGTGCCGTACGCGACGCCAAATCGACCcgagttcctcgtctacgtgggCAGGAACAACGACGAGCTGGACAAGAACGGAGAGTCGTACAGCAAAAGGTTGCTGGCCAGGAGCGAGGACACCCCGTACGACACGCCACGCGGGAAGACACCCGCCAGGAGTCCGCAGCCGCAGGATTCGAACATCTACGAGACGCCCAAGTTCGCGAACCCGTCGAGCAATCGGCGGGAAACCTGCACTGAGCCGTCGTACGTCGCCAGACAGACGGAAGAGGGTGTCTACGCGGTGGCAGACGTGACCAATCTGCGCGACGAGCCACCGGAAGTGCTGTCGCTCTATCGGATGCAGAGCCCCGCGGCACCCAGATCGACGGTTCATCGGCTGGACTACGGTTACGACTACGACTACGATTACGATTACGAACCCCCTGTTCCGCAGAAGTCGCACGTGGTGTTCGTTTGA